The Caenorhabditis elegans chromosome II genome has a segment encoding these proteins:
- the alfa-1 gene encoding ALS/FTD Associated gene homolog (Product from WormBase gene class alfa;~Confirmed by transcript evidence) — translation MEADEYFTTYDALKDQQKKDHAVRRLLPLKTSENCGIMKIVWSQFDFMTGPELKFVWDVTPSTSISPVNLSGEDGSIADAESLMDSSGSNQSVSFEEIDDPLKTELTILDGLDANLVDSFADFDLMNAGDYKYKTLKYLDEYMTESATTSTKTLTMDDSRIMESPESSGKSLRDEGLDHCCEGKFLEDERLGTSFTLASPSPNDTGHLGKLLASKYPNEEDRELAEYLRDKIASTSTPAPNVACVAHLTEHYELDRLSPINNDDELRRSCVDSGVGVSTHSDLSALCQSPPCKNHIKKYEDAFGMMTSTPNSNVFEFREERGHTKTPPPRDIFDFFDDQIDFGESYVTDEAFVAKCVLAELICNAPHSRCPLQHKMIVSPSRHLLVAAFIFSVQTKSGSTITYAISFLMSHLKQEWYLDRHSWFERMVGDSVPKMKASLFSEDSDDVLVRVTSELSRLLSLLSALERFPLVSLERPLMIKNTLFTDRGISISENRLLAKAISGCLQSQGHTVIIGSDHVLVARLLYTLAFFVPEAHQWCCLRAYRHKYNPYLKLQGVRRAELPSVIMSGTSSPWPICIIDIDRSAVCMSASYQKHRILRARNDSRGVRLILEHAGVMVSKNTKIPQIELSPCRTLESVNTFLKQMDLLPMEESVRSGFCTQIMLYFDNLAAAFIAFVRDASRPGNDEKECGTRSKSFSLTECRKSLDLTNDALFNAVLARAEILQPDISEFIYM, via the exons ATGGAAGCGGATGAATATTTTACCACATACGATGCGCTTAAAGAC caacaaaAGAAAGATCACGCTGTACGAAGACTGCTGCCACTCAAAACGAGTGAAAACTGCGGAATAATGAAGATTGTTTGGTCGCAATTCGACTTTATGACTGGCCCGGAGCTGAAATTCGTCTGGGATGTGACACCTTCGACTTCAATTTCACCAGTAAATCTTTCTGGAGAGGATGGATCAATTGCAGATGCTGAAAGTTTAATGGATTCTTCAGGATCTAATCAATCGGtgtcttttgaagaaatcGATGATCCATTAAAA acaGAATTAACAATTCTCGATGGTTTGGATGCCAATTTAGTCGATTCATTTGCTGATTTCGATTTAATGAATGCTGGAGACTATAAATACAAAACACTCAAGTATTTGGATGAATATATGACTGAATCTGCTACAACAAGTACAAAAACATTGACAATGGATGATTCTCGTATTATGGAAAGTCCTGAAAGCAGTGGAAAATCATTAAGAGATGAAGGACTGGATCATTGTTGTGAAGGTAAATTCTTGGAAGATGAACGATTGGGAACCAGCTTTACACTTGCTTCTCCCTCTCCAAATGATACTGGCCATCTTGGGAAGCTGCTTGCAAGTAAATATCCAAATGAAGAAGATAGAGAACTCGCAGAGTATCTTCGAGATAAAATTGCATCCACCTCGACGCCAGCTCCGAACGTTGCGTGCGTGGCACATCTTACCGAACATTATGAACTTGACAGACTGTCGCCTATTAATAATGATGATG aactCCGTCGATCTTGTGTTGATTCTGGAGTTGGTGTGTCAACTCATAGTGATTTATCTGCTTTGTGTCAAAGCCCTCCTTGTAAGAATCACATCAAAAAGTATGAAGATGCATTTGGAATGATGACATCGACTCccaattcaaatgtttttgaatttcgagagGAAAGAGGTCATACAAAAACTCCACCACCGAGAgatattttcgatttcttcGATGATCAGATTGATTTTGGAGAATCATATGTAACAGATGAAGCTTTTGTTGCCAAATGTGTATTGGCTGAGCTTATTTGCAA TGCCCCACATTCCCGATGTCCTCTACAACACAAGATGATTGTTTCACCCTCACGTCACTTATTAGTTGCGGCGTTTATTTTCTCAGTTCAAACAAAATCAGGATCAACTATTACATATGCCATATCATTCCTTATGTCACATCTTAAACAAGAATGGTATTTGGATCGACATTCATGGTTTGAGAGAATGGTTGGCGATTctgttccaaaaatgaaagCCTCATTATTTTCG GAAGATTCTGATGATGTACTGGTTCGAGTGACTTCTGAACTTTCTCGCCTCTTGTCACTTCTTTCTGCACTCGAAAGATTTCCTCTTGTTTCTCTGGAACGACCTTTAATG ATAAAGAACACACTATTCACGGATagaggaatttcaatttccgaaaatcgaCTTCTCGCAAAAGCGATTTCCGGATGCTTGCAAAGTCAGGGTCATACTGTAATTATTGGATCGGATCATGTTTTGGTTGCCAGACTCCTCTATActcttgcattttttgttcctGAAGCACATCAATGGTGTTGTCTAAGAGCTTACCGACACAAGTATAATccatatttaaaattacaagGTGTACGAAGG gCAGAACTCCCTTCAGTTATAATGAGCGGAACATCAAGCCCTTGGCCTATTTGTATCATCGACATTGATCGGTCAGCAGTGTGTATGTCAGCTTCATAtcaaaaacatcgaattttacGAGCACGAAATGATTCTCGAGGGGTACGGTTGATTCTTGAACATGCAGGCGTGATGGTTTCGAAGAACACAAAAATTCCACAGAt AGAACTGTCACCTTGCCGAACTCTTGAATCAGTGAATACATTCCTAAAGCAAATGGATTTACTTCCAATGGAAGAATCAGTTCGTTCTGGATTCTGTACTCAAATAATGCTCTATTTCGATAATCTTGCCGCTGCATTCATTGCTTTTGTCCGTGATGCTAGTCGCCCCGGAAATGACGAAAAAGAGTGCGGAACACGATCCAAATCGTTCAGTTTAACTGAATGCCGAAAATCCCTGGATCTGACCAACGATGCTCTGTTCAACGCGGTTCTAGCGAGAGCCGAAATACTTCAGCCTGACATATCCGAATTTATTTACATGTAG
- the lir-2 gene encoding C2H2-type domain-containing protein (Confirmed by transcript evidence), which translates to MERVKSHFHNRKKVLLARIKDELKTIPSSNQMSTDEKMEELVRRRICIGEYDEQLARVCLDIEDEEKGRTEQFGNEQIQQPMTNLFTETSHQSLLSQLLTSSASQSKSEIPISMSSPMESASSKDSEPQAVISLPTLGATRAPLLSKLLSDPSTSKENGFLLRKEPVRLARAPSAIRNPNVSNYDRKRRAASPYEKSNRLSVLPSPQNQYLSHLIVDVSSPQELKRLLSVLIDHGFSRFQHIGSSDMVASSIRTGIPRAPRLDTVEYSNYEHEPETDEISRDGTPFWSTPIPPTNKELPVSPVSQLDMTNSIKSRVERVDVEVKLEPCNDEDDEFSEEVDEQTAELEEQLATEAIRTGLALFGKVSPSPKRMKSCGSSGSVCGDVVTAICEICGIGIRLNSGGSKWNFFEHVMMKHSTHKPFKCSQCPYQAVRKVRVKQHGQSQHNSEHEPVNMITPEVRKEWLDTMAKCFPNHQYGKEAKI; encoded by the exons ATGGAACGAGTCAAGTCGCATTTTCACAATCGAAAAAAGGTTCTATTGGCGAGAATAAAAGACGAGTTGaa AACTATTCCAAGCTCTAATCAAATGTCCACTGATGAAAAGATGGAAGAACTCGTACGTCGGAGAATTTGTATCGGAGAGTATGATGAACAACTTGCCAGAGTTTGCCTTGACatagaagatgaagaaaaaggaagaacgGAACAATTTGGGAATGAACAAATTCAGCAACCGATGACAAATTTGTTCACTGAAACAAGTCATCAATCTCTTTT aagtcAGTTGCTAACTTCATCGGCGTCacaatcaaaaagtgaaataccGATTTCGATGTCATCGCCTATGGAATCAGCTTCAAGCAAAGATTCTGAGCCACAAGCTGTTATCTCTTTACCAACTTTAGGTGCAACTCGCGCCCCTCTTCTCAGTAAACTTTTATCTGATCCTTCAACATCGAaagaaaatggatttttgttGCGAAAAGAGCCTGTGAGATTGGCGAGAGCACCATCAGCAATTCGGAATCCGAATGTTAGCAATTATGATAGGAAACGTCGTGCAGCAAGTCCATATGAAAAGAGCAATCGTTTATCGGTGCTACCCAGTCCTCAAAACCAATATCTCTCACATTTGATCGTTGATGTTTCATCTCCTCAAGAACTTAAAAGACTATTATCGGTTTTG attgatcaTGGATTCTCTCGATTTCAGCACATCGGAAGTTCGGATATGGTGGCATCGTCTATCAGAACTG GTATACCTCGAGCGCCTAGACTCGATACGGTAGAATATTCCAACTATGAACATGAACCTGAAACAGATGAGATTTCTCGAGATGGAACACCATTTTGGTCAACACCAATTCCACCAACTAACAAAGAATTGCCGGTTTCCCCTGTATCACAATTGGACATGACGAATTCAATCAAGAGCAG agtgGAACGTGTTGATGTAGAAGTTAAACTGGAACCTTGCAATGACGAAGATGATGAATTTAGTGAAGAAGTTGATGAACAAACTGCTGAATTGGAAGAACAACTAGCAACTGAAGCTATACGGACTGGTTtggcactttttggaaaagtttccCCATCTCCAAAACGAATGAAATCATGTGGAAGTTCTGGAAGTGTTTGTGGAGATGTAGTCACAGCGATTTGTGAGATTTGTGGAATTGGAATTCGCCTGAATTCTGGTGGTTCTAAATGGAATTTCTTTGAACACGTAATGATGAAACACTCCACTCATAAACCATTCAAATGTTCCCAATGTCCATATCAAGCTGTACGAAAAGTTCGTGTAAAGCAGCACGGACAATCACAACACAATTCGGAACACGAACCTGTGAAtatgat aacaccAGAAGTACGAAAAGAATGGCTGGATACAATGGCAAAGTGTTTCCCGAATCATCAATAtggaaaagaagcaaaaatttaa
- the rpa-1 gene encoding putative replication factor A 73 kDa subunit (Confirmed by transcript evidence), whose translation MAAIHINHDVFNKYHTNGKLRLTTGYVQEAIENNGYPGHDGIVQVLKGKVEQGEQLGHAFTFRIRISDGVFQYNALMSADIDDQIKREVEHLVEGTIIALTKFEIYDQGEGAKNCFLIKGYKILSRYHQVLTSPEVKPRSHSGKPDEHKGYRPNIIIEDVWPEAEGMAADYQENMANPPAAKAPKREFGEEASYNRAAAPEATRARAVPPPARRTASNTERGVMPIAMVTPYVSNFKIHGMVSRKEEIRTFPAKNTKVFNFEITDSNGDTIRCTAFNEVAESLYTTITENLSYYLSGGSVKQANKKFNNTGHDYEITLRSDSIIEAGGELLAAPKLILKRVKLGEIAGYAGQLIDVLVVVEKMDPEATEFTSKAGKSLIKREMELIDESGALVRLTLWGDEATKALVDDYVQKVIAFKGVIPREFNGGFSLGTGSATRIISVPEIAGVSELYDWYANVKPTTEVKMMSQAAGGSNEAPRTIAGLQEMQFGKDSDKGDYATVKAMITRVNPTNALYRGCASEGCQKKLVGENGDYRCEKCNKNMNKFKWLYMMQFELSDETGQVYVTAFGDSAAKIVGKSAAELGELHDESPDEYNAIFERLQFVPKMWRLRCKMDSYNEEVRQKMTVYGVDDVNQDKYIENLKQMIEQMQQMSDY comes from the exons ATGGCGGCAATTCACATCAATCACGATGTCTTCAATAAGTATCATACTAACGGGAAACTTCGACTTACAACAGGCTATGTTCAG GAGGCTATCGAAAACAATGGATATCCTGGACATGATGGAATCGTTCAAGTTTTG aaaggcAAAGTAGAGCAAGGAGAGCAACTTGGTCACGCATTCACTTTCAGAATTCGTATCTCAGACGGTGTTTTCCAATACA ATGCGCTCATGTCCGCTGATATCGATGACCAAATCAAACGTGAAGTTGAGCATCTTGTTGAGGGAACAATTATCGCTCTtactaaatttgaaatctacGACCAAGG agaagGTGCTAAGAATTGCTTCCTGATCAAAGGATACAAAATTCTTTCTCGCTATCATCAGGTTTTGACCTCTCCAGAAGTCAAGCCAAGATCTCATTCTGGCAAACCTGATGAGCACAAAGGCTATAGACCAAATATTATCATCGAAGATGTTTGGCCTGAAGCTGAAGGAATGGCTGCTGATTACCAGGAGAATATGGCAAATCCACCAGCAGCAAAAGCGCCGAAAAGAGAATTCGGAGAAG AAGCCTCATACAATCGTGCCGCTGCTCCAGAGGCTACACGCGCTCGAGCTGTTCCACCACCAGCACGCCGTACCGCGTCGAACACAGAAAGAGGCGTGATGCCTATTGCAATGGTTACACCGTACgtatcgaatttcaaaattcacggAATGGTATCACGCAAGGAGGAAATTCGTACTTTCCCAGCGAAAAACACGAAAGTGTTCAACTTTGAAATAACCGATTCAAACGGAGATACAATCAGATGTACCGCATTCAACGAGGTTGCTGAGTCCTTGTACACCACAATCACCGAGAATCTT tcttATTATTTGTCTGGTGGATCAGTCAAACAAGCAAATAAGAAGTTCAACAATACTGGACACGACTACGAGATCACACTTCGCAGCGATTCTATC attgaagcTGGAGGTGAATTGCTTGCTGCTCCAAAGCTCATACTCAAACGAGTGAAGCTAGGTGAAATCGCTGGATATGCTGGACAACTGATTGACGTTCTCGTCGTGGTTGAAAAGATGGATCCAGAGGCTACCGAATTCACTTCAAAGGCTGGAAAATCTCTGATCAAGCGAGAAATGGAGTTGATTGACGAGTCTGGAGCACTTGTTCGATTGACACTTTGGGGAGACGAAGCAACAAAAGCACTTGTTGATGACTATGTTCAAAAAGTAATCGCATTCAAAGGTGTTATTCCAAGAGAGTTTAATGGAGGATTCTCTTTGGGAACTGGGTCAGCAACTCGTATTATTTCGGTGCCAGAAATCGCTGGAGTGTCTGAACTCTATGATTGGTACGCAAACGTGAAACCAACCACTGAAGTTAAGATGATGAGCCAAGCTGCTGGAGGATCCAATGAAGCTCCACGTACTATTGCAGGACTCCAAGAAATGCAATTTGGAAAGGATTCCGACAAGGGAGATTACGCAACTGTCAAAGCAATGATTACCAGAGTAAATCCTACGAATGCTCTTTATAGAGGATGCGCTTCAGAGGGTTGCCAAAAGAAACTTGTGGGAGAAAATGGTGACTACAGATGCGAAAAGTGCAATAAGAACATGAACAAGTTCAAGTGGCTGTACATGATGCAGTTTGAACTTTCGGACGAAACCGGACAGGTCTATGTCACAGCTTTCGGAGATAGTGCTGCGAAGATTGTTGGAAAATCAGCTGCGGAGCTTGGAGAATTGCACGATGAAAGCCCAGATGAGTACAACGCTATTTTCGAACGCCTTCAGTTTGTTCCAAAGATGTGGAGACTTCGTTGCAAGATGGATTCGTACAAT GAAGAAGTTCGTCAGAAGATGACTGTCTATGGTGTGGATGATGTCAATCAGGACAAGTACATCGAAAATCTGAAGCAAATGATCGAGCAGATGCAACAAATGAGTGACTACTAA
- the F18A1.7 gene encoding Chondroitin proteoglycan 4 domain-containing protein (Confirmed by transcript evidence), which yields MRHLHLAFFLPAIFLFFSCVNGAIESVHDDKDVVPHEEQALDVDTIFRALGVPYCMRKCIDPFINSTTSLWNMKNVVHQARKVCGHHAQAITCLKKEQYCDHNKLFAKASSSVEYMCATKHVLFERMESCLNPVVDDIMSGCDKECYARSNLTAFAQDSNIKFAATVGGNVFIVADHLGELCNSLQCTLPCVTKRLNSKCALSGWLSLDMLMQPFDAVSVMVDQLSPALRDVISKKIDKRCRFAINPTRLNRIRNGDFKAFNMDNI from the exons ATGCGCCATCTCCATCTCGCCTTCTTCCTTCCCGCCATCTTTCTGTTCTTCTCGTGTGTAAATGGTGCCATCGAATCGGTACACGACGACAAAGATGTCGTGCCACACGAAGAACAAG CCCTCGACGTCGACACAATTTTCCGCGCTCTTGGAGTTCCATATTGCATGCGAAAGTGCATCGACCCGTTCATCAATTCTACGACGTCTCTGTGGAACATGAAGAATGTTGTACATCAAGCTCGCAAAGTCTGTGGTCATCATGCACAGGCTATCACTTGTCTGAAGAAAGAACAGTACTGTGATCACAACAAGCTCTTCGCAAAAGCCAGCAGCAGTGTTGAATATATGTGTGCCACAAAGCACGTTCTGTTTGAGCGAATGGAGTCGTGTCTCAACCCTGTCGTTGATGATATCATgtcag GCTGCGACAAAGAATGCTATGCTCGTTCAAACCTAACTGCTTTCGCTCAAGATTCTAACATTAAATTCGCTGCTACAGTTGGAGGTAATGTATTTATTGTTGCTGATCATCTTGGAGAACTTTGTAACTCTCTGCAATGTACTCTCCCATGTGTCACCAAGCGACTCAACAGCAAGTGTGCCTTGAGTGGATGGCTTAGTCTGGACATGCTTATGCAACCATTCGATGCCGTTTCTGTAATGGTTGATCAATTGTCACCAGCATTGAG GGATGTCATCAgtaagaaaatcgataaaagatGCCGTTTTGCAATTAACCCAACTCGTCTCAACCGCATTCGCAACGGCGATTTCAAGGCTTTTAACATGGATAACATTTGA
- the alfa-1 gene encoding ALS/FTD Associated gene homolog (Product from WormBase gene class alfa;~Confirmed by transcript evidence) — protein sequence MHSAAVKRLKFKQQKKDHAVRRLLPLKTSENCGIMKIVWSQFDFMTGPELKFVWDVTPSTSISPVNLSGEDGSIADAESLMDSSGSNQSVSFEEIDDPLKTELTILDGLDANLVDSFADFDLMNAGDYKYKTLKYLDEYMTESATTSTKTLTMDDSRIMESPESSGKSLRDEGLDHCCEGKFLEDERLGTSFTLASPSPNDTGHLGKLLASKYPNEEDRELAEYLRDKIASTSTPAPNVACVAHLTEHYELDRLSPINNDDELRRSCVDSGVGVSTHSDLSALCQSPPCKNHIKKYEDAFGMMTSTPNSNVFEFREERGHTKTPPPRDIFDFFDDQIDFGESYVTDEAFVAKCVLAELICNAPHSRCPLQHKMIVSPSRHLLVAAFIFSVQTKSGSTITYAISFLMSHLKQEWYLDRHSWFERMVGDSVPKMKASLFSEDSDDVLVRVTSELSRLLSLLSALERFPLVSLERPLMIKNTLFTDRGISISENRLLAKAISGCLQSQGHTVIIGSDHVLVARLLYTLAFFVPEAHQWCCLRAYRHKYNPYLKLQGVRRAELPSVIMSGTSSPWPICIIDIDRSAVCMSASYQKHRILRARNDSRGVRLILEHAGVMVSKNTKIPQIELSPCRTLESVNTFLKQMDLLPMEESVRSGFCTQIMLYFDNLAAAFIAFVRDASRPGNDEKECGTRSKSFSLTECRKSLDLTNDALFNAVLARAEILQPDISEFIYM from the exons atgcacTCTGCCGCTGTTAAAAGACTGAAATTCAAG caacaaaAGAAAGATCACGCTGTACGAAGACTGCTGCCACTCAAAACGAGTGAAAACTGCGGAATAATGAAGATTGTTTGGTCGCAATTCGACTTTATGACTGGCCCGGAGCTGAAATTCGTCTGGGATGTGACACCTTCGACTTCAATTTCACCAGTAAATCTTTCTGGAGAGGATGGATCAATTGCAGATGCTGAAAGTTTAATGGATTCTTCAGGATCTAATCAATCGGtgtcttttgaagaaatcGATGATCCATTAAAA acaGAATTAACAATTCTCGATGGTTTGGATGCCAATTTAGTCGATTCATTTGCTGATTTCGATTTAATGAATGCTGGAGACTATAAATACAAAACACTCAAGTATTTGGATGAATATATGACTGAATCTGCTACAACAAGTACAAAAACATTGACAATGGATGATTCTCGTATTATGGAAAGTCCTGAAAGCAGTGGAAAATCATTAAGAGATGAAGGACTGGATCATTGTTGTGAAGGTAAATTCTTGGAAGATGAACGATTGGGAACCAGCTTTACACTTGCTTCTCCCTCTCCAAATGATACTGGCCATCTTGGGAAGCTGCTTGCAAGTAAATATCCAAATGAAGAAGATAGAGAACTCGCAGAGTATCTTCGAGATAAAATTGCATCCACCTCGACGCCAGCTCCGAACGTTGCGTGCGTGGCACATCTTACCGAACATTATGAACTTGACAGACTGTCGCCTATTAATAATGATGATG aactCCGTCGATCTTGTGTTGATTCTGGAGTTGGTGTGTCAACTCATAGTGATTTATCTGCTTTGTGTCAAAGCCCTCCTTGTAAGAATCACATCAAAAAGTATGAAGATGCATTTGGAATGATGACATCGACTCccaattcaaatgtttttgaatttcgagagGAAAGAGGTCATACAAAAACTCCACCACCGAGAgatattttcgatttcttcGATGATCAGATTGATTTTGGAGAATCATATGTAACAGATGAAGCTTTTGTTGCCAAATGTGTATTGGCTGAGCTTATTTGCAA TGCCCCACATTCCCGATGTCCTCTACAACACAAGATGATTGTTTCACCCTCACGTCACTTATTAGTTGCGGCGTTTATTTTCTCAGTTCAAACAAAATCAGGATCAACTATTACATATGCCATATCATTCCTTATGTCACATCTTAAACAAGAATGGTATTTGGATCGACATTCATGGTTTGAGAGAATGGTTGGCGATTctgttccaaaaatgaaagCCTCATTATTTTCG GAAGATTCTGATGATGTACTGGTTCGAGTGACTTCTGAACTTTCTCGCCTCTTGTCACTTCTTTCTGCACTCGAAAGATTTCCTCTTGTTTCTCTGGAACGACCTTTAATG ATAAAGAACACACTATTCACGGATagaggaatttcaatttccgaaaatcgaCTTCTCGCAAAAGCGATTTCCGGATGCTTGCAAAGTCAGGGTCATACTGTAATTATTGGATCGGATCATGTTTTGGTTGCCAGACTCCTCTATActcttgcattttttgttcctGAAGCACATCAATGGTGTTGTCTAAGAGCTTACCGACACAAGTATAATccatatttaaaattacaagGTGTACGAAGG gCAGAACTCCCTTCAGTTATAATGAGCGGAACATCAAGCCCTTGGCCTATTTGTATCATCGACATTGATCGGTCAGCAGTGTGTATGTCAGCTTCATAtcaaaaacatcgaattttacGAGCACGAAATGATTCTCGAGGGGTACGGTTGATTCTTGAACATGCAGGCGTGATGGTTTCGAAGAACACAAAAATTCCACAGAt AGAACTGTCACCTTGCCGAACTCTTGAATCAGTGAATACATTCCTAAAGCAAATGGATTTACTTCCAATGGAAGAATCAGTTCGTTCTGGATTCTGTACTCAAATAATGCTCTATTTCGATAATCTTGCCGCTGCATTCATTGCTTTTGTCCGTGATGCTAGTCGCCCCGGAAATGACGAAAAAGAGTGCGGAACACGATCCAAATCGTTCAGTTTAACTGAATGCCGAAAATCCCTGGATCTGACCAACGATGCTCTGTTCAACGCGGTTCTAGCGAGAGCCGAAATACTTCAGCCTGACATATCCGAATTTATTTACATGTAG
- the lir-2 gene encoding C2H2-type domain-containing protein (Confirmed by transcript evidence), producing MLAANGPRTAKISRDVSNYIITLVLERSDDLIKNSYRRLTTENVARNEHWARIADKVTEKFDIPAEMERVKSHFHNRKKVLLARIKDELKTIPSSNQMSTDEKMEELVRRRICIGEYDEQLARVCLDIEDEEKGRTEQFGNEQIQQPMTNLFTETSHQSLLSQLLTSSASQSKSEIPISMSSPMESASSKDSEPQAVISLPTLGATRAPLLSKLLSDPSTSKENGFLLRKEPVRLARAPSAIRNPNVSNYDRKRRAASPYEKSNRLSVLPSPQNQYLSHLIVDVSSPQELKRLLSVLIDHGFSRFQHIGSSDMVASSIRTGIPRAPRLDTVEYSNYEHEPETDEISRDGTPFWSTPIPPTNKELPVSPVSQLDMTNSIKSRVERVDVEVKLEPCNDEDDEFSEEVDEQTAELEEQLATEAIRTGLALFGKVSPSPKRMKSCGSSGSVCGDVVTAICEICGIGIRLNSGGSKWNFFEHVMMKHSTHKPFKCSQCPYQAVRKVRVKQHGQSQHNSEHEPVNMITPEVRKEWLDTMAKCFPNHQYGKEAKI from the exons ATGTTGGCAGCTAATGGCCCCCGAACTGCGAAAATCAGCCGAGAT gttagCAACTACATTATCACCTTGGTTCTTGAAAGAAGTGATGAtctcatcaaaaattcatatcgCCGGTTGACAACTGAAAATGTCGCCAGGAATGAGCATTGGGCTCGAATCGCTGATaaagtaactgaaaaattcgatattcCAGCTGAAATGGAACGAGTCAAGTCGCATTTTCACAATCGAAAAAAGGTTCTATTGGCGAGAATAAAAGACGAGTTGaa AACTATTCCAAGCTCTAATCAAATGTCCACTGATGAAAAGATGGAAGAACTCGTACGTCGGAGAATTTGTATCGGAGAGTATGATGAACAACTTGCCAGAGTTTGCCTTGACatagaagatgaagaaaaaggaagaacgGAACAATTTGGGAATGAACAAATTCAGCAACCGATGACAAATTTGTTCACTGAAACAAGTCATCAATCTCTTTT aagtcAGTTGCTAACTTCATCGGCGTCacaatcaaaaagtgaaataccGATTTCGATGTCATCGCCTATGGAATCAGCTTCAAGCAAAGATTCTGAGCCACAAGCTGTTATCTCTTTACCAACTTTAGGTGCAACTCGCGCCCCTCTTCTCAGTAAACTTTTATCTGATCCTTCAACATCGAaagaaaatggatttttgttGCGAAAAGAGCCTGTGAGATTGGCGAGAGCACCATCAGCAATTCGGAATCCGAATGTTAGCAATTATGATAGGAAACGTCGTGCAGCAAGTCCATATGAAAAGAGCAATCGTTTATCGGTGCTACCCAGTCCTCAAAACCAATATCTCTCACATTTGATCGTTGATGTTTCATCTCCTCAAGAACTTAAAAGACTATTATCGGTTTTG attgatcaTGGATTCTCTCGATTTCAGCACATCGGAAGTTCGGATATGGTGGCATCGTCTATCAGAACTG GTATACCTCGAGCGCCTAGACTCGATACGGTAGAATATTCCAACTATGAACATGAACCTGAAACAGATGAGATTTCTCGAGATGGAACACCATTTTGGTCAACACCAATTCCACCAACTAACAAAGAATTGCCGGTTTCCCCTGTATCACAATTGGACATGACGAATTCAATCAAGAGCAG agtgGAACGTGTTGATGTAGAAGTTAAACTGGAACCTTGCAATGACGAAGATGATGAATTTAGTGAAGAAGTTGATGAACAAACTGCTGAATTGGAAGAACAACTAGCAACTGAAGCTATACGGACTGGTTtggcactttttggaaaagtttccCCATCTCCAAAACGAATGAAATCATGTGGAAGTTCTGGAAGTGTTTGTGGAGATGTAGTCACAGCGATTTGTGAGATTTGTGGAATTGGAATTCGCCTGAATTCTGGTGGTTCTAAATGGAATTTCTTTGAACACGTAATGATGAAACACTCCACTCATAAACCATTCAAATGTTCCCAATGTCCATATCAAGCTGTACGAAAAGTTCGTGTAAAGCAGCACGGACAATCACAACACAATTCGGAACACGAACCTGTGAAtatgat aacaccAGAAGTACGAAAAGAATGGCTGGATACAATGGCAAAGTGTTTCCCGAATCATCAATAtggaaaagaagcaaaaatttaa